The following DNA comes from Camarhynchus parvulus chromosome 7, STF_HiC, whole genome shotgun sequence.
tgatgtatatgatatatatgagattattctattctattctattctattctattctattctattctattctattctattctattaacTGTAAATTACGTCGTATATATTTTGTATTGTATGTATGCTATATATCGTGGATACAGCGCTGGATATTGCACGGGGGGAGGGTGGCGTGGCCGCGGCCGGGCGCTGGTGCCGGTGCCACCGCGGTGCCAGCCGCTGTCCCCGTGTTTTGCAGCACCTACGGGGAGCTCACCAACTGCACGGCGCTGATCGCCGAGAAGCTCGACTGCTACTGGCCCAACCGGCTGGTGGACGAGTTCTTCGTGGCCGTGCACAAGCAATACTTCAGGAACTGCTCGCCGTCGGGCCGGGCGCTGCACGACCCCCCGAACGGCGTGCTGTGTCCCTTCATCGTGCTGCCCGTGCTGGTCACCCTGCTGATGACAGCGCTCGTCGTGTGGAGGAGCAAACGCAGCGAGGGCATCGTGTAGGGCCGGCGCGGGGAGGGACGGGCGGGGCTCCCCCGGAGGTTGGGAAGAGCCCGCCGGAGGGTACCGAGCCCCGGCCGCAGGGACAGCATCGGCACCGCTCCTCCTCCGCCCGTGTGCCCGCCGGTTTCCAAATAAATGGCATTTCAGCGGTGGGTGTTGGGCGGAGCGGGGACTCCGCGGGGCTCCCCCCGCACCGCCTCCGCTCCGCCTCTCCCAGCCGCTTCCATCGTGTGCGAGCCGGAGAATTGTAAAGGGAAAAACTCCAGCGGGGTGTGGGGAGTTGAAATCCTGCCAGCGGGTCTGGGTGCGCCTGAACATCCTCGGCTTCCTCTCTCTGTCCTGTTCTGGGTTCCCCCCACACGTGGAAAGGCAtcttctcccccagccccccgcaCAAGGACTGGGTtctgcctgggagctggggaacAACGCGCGGCAGTCGGTGGTGGGAGCGGGTGGTGCCCTGGGGCTACTAACAAGGAACGGGAATAAGGTGCTTTTCCtacctaaataaataaaaaaatacctgaaTAAACCAGGTGCTTGTCTCTGTGAAGGCTGAGCTGAAGCCTCCCCCTCAGTGCCCTCATTCTGTGATGGCAGAGAGCCCCAGTAGTGCTGCCCCCACCCCACGAGCACTGCGTGGGGCACTGGCTGTGGGTCGGGCTCCAGGAGTGGGgtcagctccagagcagggagcctgggcagaactggggatgggatgggatgggatgggatgggatgggatgggatgggatggggaccCCCAACCCCACCCTGACAGCTCCAGACCCCTTCAGTGCCTTGCTGGCTCAGGAAGGGgttccctggggacacccagctgCTGTTTACTCCTGACTCTCacatttcccaaaaaaaccccaaaacccagccccaTGCCTGGCCCACCCAGCCCAGACCCCCtctaacccaaaccagtctATGACTCTGGCAGAAGCATGGGTTAGTTGCACCTATACAatacacataaaaatacatataaacaaatatatatttgtgtaaaTACATAACCCCCCCTCAATCTCCTCACCTTcatgaaaaattcagtttattttcctgaaCTGTGAGGTGATGAGATCTAGGatccccccccctcccctccccatgAGCACAAACCAATGCTCAGACCTTCTTGTACAATATTTAACAGTATCCAAACTTTATTATTCTGCTCATCTCCTCCAGCCAAGCAACAATACAGGGAAGGGGTGAGACAGGATTGTTctgggaggcagggctggctctgtgctcacaGGGCTGCTGGTTAAACCTGGACACAGCTTTCCCTGggtgccctgagcagcacccagctttgccctgccctggacacagcagcagcagcagcttcccagcctgAGTGAGGAGCTATCCATGGTGACAGCCCAGGAAATGGGGACTGTGACCCCTCCTCGTGCTGACAGCACCAGGGTGCCTCTACAGCAAGAACCATTTTGTTACAGCAACCTGGTTGAGTTTTTGACTCAAGAACAAGAGAATCCTTCTAATGCCATAAGCAAAATCCAGATGTGTTTTCCAACCTTGCTATTTCTGTGAGTGTTTTACCCCCTACCTTTGCTGATATTTCTGTTTTGGCAGCAAAGATCTCTCACTGTAGGTGCCTGCTTAAAAAACTGAGCTGATCCATGTTTCCCTGGGAATGCTGTCTCCAGGTGAAGCTCTTTTCCTACATGCCAATCCCTGCATTTCATTCCCTGCTTCCCCAGGCCTCCAGCAACAGCTACAGGAGCTGCTAAAGCTGCAAAGGAAAAGGCACAGGGAAAACTCAACACAAAAGTTTCAGGCTTACAGTTTGtaccccagctctgctgtgctcttgAGGGAGATTGGTGTCATTtcctgcagcatctgcagcagaggaacagcaggagaGAATGAAAGGGGAATAAAACCCCAACAGTCAACGCCCaagtgtcacacacacacttgcTCTACATGAAACCACACAAATACTTATTTCCTAGTTTGTAAAAGCTCAGCTGGGCTCCATCAGCTCCTCTGTGTGATCCCAATCCTGGAGGatgcccagggagctgtggctccAGGACTGAAGCCTCTCCTGcaggctcccagtgccacccagctCCTTACAGAAAAGGCACCTGCAGCATCACATCCTCCCAAATCAAGAAAGCCAAAGTGTGCACGAGTGGGGGGAATGTGTTGTGGTTCCAGCTGTGTCCTTCCCTTCAGTGCAGGAATCCTGAGAACACAATTAGGTGCTCTCCAGGTAATGGTGCCTGAATTTACCTTTATCAGAGCAAACAGCTTCTGATGCTCCCTCACCACATCCAGACTGGAAAGCCAAAggcagatttcttttttaaaaaatctcccttccattaattttttcacagaaatatataatatatatattttatatatttatatatataattttactAATACTAAACATGTACTTAAGTTACATATTAGCTTGTATTTCTTTTAACTATTTCACACAATgaatagaaacaaaaaaccaaagaaaaacccGTAGCCCAAACAGGGCCTGAAATTAACCATGTAAAAATTCCAAACTGTGACAAAAACATACTTACATTAAACAGCATCAAGAACTTCAATACCAGAAGTAGAATCTCATTTTGCACTTCCACTCTGGCAAGCTCTAAGCCTCAGCTGAGTGATTCTCAGAAAAagctcattttgttttttctgctcaTCAAAGGCAACAGTTTAGTGATTTGGTTCACAGGAGACCATTTATTGCCAACTCGAAGTGTTCCAAAAACATGCCACCTTTTCTGCTTGGGCtgtttgggtttgcttttttcctcccccccccccaccctaGATTAGgcaagagttttaaaaaaaagtgtaattacAATTTCAATAGTGACTTCTTTTAACTTCTCAAGCATATCTCATCAACAGGATATACAGTACAGTTCAGAAGAGTAAACATTTGTAAAAGGAAGCAGACAACTTTTTCAACCAAGACACAAATTCTTGCTGTATTTATGCTGAACTCTCCTTTGAACATGGACAGGTTATGAAGttagttttcttcttcagaacAACATGGACACAGGACTGGTACAAGCCAGgctgctttggctgctgctgaggttaAGGACAGCTCTGGAGCCGTGGTCctgccatccatccatccccttcATCATCTGGCGTAGCGCTTAATGTAATCTTCCACTTTATTCCGAAAGTCCTCCTGCAGGGAAGCACAGCTCTGTtacccaggcacagcagggatgggctcaCAGGGAAATGTGCCACTGGCAGGAACCCTGAATCCTTACAATGAGTGCTCCACAGCAATGGAATcaaggggacactggggaatCAAGTGGGAAAAATCTGCCATCACCAGCTACAGCTTAGGGGCatgtaagagcctgaatgagggatgtgggactccaagggctctccaaaatgcagtttattccatctaagaggttacagcagtccagggttgtgggtgacagagcctgtgcctacagctgtcagctccagctgcaggcaggcctggagaccctttggttttggttacattgcattatatactgttctttgctgagcatcttaatacagcagaaccaatctataccttaacaattacctatagcctatcataactactgtaattaccatattcatgttactgttctccaatcactaaaagttttagtacattacagtttaagctagaagttgtttttcagttttcttgcagtggaaaattctgagaccttttttctacttgccacatttgctgacttgtttgcctgtgctatctttctgcttggtaagaacatcttcttgtttgaggtgggtttatcctttgctaacacaccctttgcctccttggttatccagtaagactggttcagcaattcttttcttctatatcaaaacttgctttcatttctattccttcttcagattttacattcaaaaatctttctgctaagcacacacatctgtgagactttcttgtcaaactttcaccCTTCCCAACAGGTGCACACACACTGCCTGCTATTCCATAACCTCTGTATCCAGGGAAAACCACAGAGATGCTGAGCAAGAAGAAATTCTGACATGGTGTGATCCCTGGGCAAGCAGGGATGCCAGGCAGACACCACATTCCTGGCATGTTATTCTGTgccattcacattctctgataaaatccctttgcccaggatttcgctcctgggaagctgaggagcctcagagaaaaggaaaacaattcttctctcatttgcttctcctgtgttgtgctcacatgtggaatgtgtctggagattgtttacccacaggtgattgttccattggattctgctgggagctgttttcactctttggccaatcagggctaagctgtgtcaggactctggagagagtcaggagttttcattattatcttttagcattcagtaagtgtcctttctgtattctttagtatagtatagtattctttaatataatatactattacaaagtaataaattagccttctgagaacatggagtcagatgcatcattcctgccttcatcaggATGCAAATACAATATTATTCTCACAGGCTGGTATTAAATATGTTCCACCCAAACACACTGAGGGGCCTGTGCTCCAGAGTGCATTCTGCTGgatttcctgctcccattttTGTGTGCTGCTGGAATATGAAGCAGGAAAACCTGGGAAATGTATGTACTCACatctgttaaaaaagaaaacaactgaaaaaacaaTGCATGCAGTAGATGAGGAGGTTTTGAACACTGTCCTGGTACACTGCAGATGCCTGGAAGAGCAGAGGCCATGGAAGCACTGAAATCCTCTGCCCAACGTTTTGCTTTACTACAAAATCCCACTGCCATGACCTGTGGGATCACAGCAAGGCAGAGTCCTGCTTCAGACAATGTCAGCTCCAGGTTTACATGAAATGATGCCTTTCAAACACATGCCAAGTGTTCTGGCACAGACCACCCAGAGCTGGACATCAGGGCACACCAGGAAGGGGCACTAATATGACCTTTTTCCCCGAATCAAGCTTCAAACACATCAATATTTCCCTGGCTCCAACACCACGCTTCAAACACTTTAGATCAGCTCCCCTTGTGAAGGTTTGGGTTTCTGCTGCTGAGTGAAAGGATAAAGGTTATCCCATGGTTAAAATCCAAAAGGATCAAAGAAAACCTATGATCCATGAGAAACTCTGTGGTTTCACTTTTCAGCTGATCAGGTTGCATCACAGACGTCCATAAAAGTGCAAAGTGCTTGGAATCTCAACAgagtttaaaatgcagtttaaggCCAGAAATCCTGTTacaagcagggctgcagaaatccccctcctcctcaggaacaggctgcctgcTCTTCTGGGTTGGAAGAGCAGCTATTTGGGTCCAATATGGCACCTGCTAAAGGCAATAATGTGTGTAGTGACTTTGTCACTCTGCTGCAAGCACACCCATTTCCACACTCATCCAACTGGcatgctgtgtttaaaaaatgctgtattttaaaagctaatgCCATCTTCAGCTGCAATAAAACTCCCAAACCCAGGCAATTCCAACCCATAGATGCAGGTGGAAACTGAACTCACTGAGGGCTTCTTGCACATTGTTTCCTGcgggaaatggatttgtagagaaCTCTCAAAGCCTGACAGAAGGCTCACTTATCTGTATGTAAACTTTGAGATATGGaatgctgacttagaaatgccatggaataggacagacattgctgagagagaaatggaacgagaaacaagtttcaaaaaGTGACCTTGCAAAGAAGAATGGATACCTGGGAGAAACagaactatgaaagatgcattgtagtgGGAGCCAtgaggggtaattttagatgattGGCTTTAAGGTATCTGCAGCATGGTGTGGctaaagctgataggccaagaaacacttacagtgtattgtaattaggaaatagttggcttctgattgtgataACATGAATTATAgcatctgtattgtctcacccttctcatgaaactgaaaatggaataaaagtttttaaacgcctctcagttgccccattTCTGGTCAGAAAAGGGCATAATCCAAGAATTTCCCACTCCTAGTGTTTCTCCAAAAGATGGATGACTAcaaggagctgagcccagggctgggaaacacccctggacacacacacagagctgtacAAAGTCcaagagcagggcagtgcaggcagctcagagcaccCTTGGCCTTCCCCTCTGTCCCTTTATGAGTTGTTACACAGGGAAATGGGCTCTCAGCAGGGcctgcagagaagcaggagcTCAGTAAGGAAGGCAGAAGGCTCCAGAAAGGCTCCCTGTCACTCCCAGGGAGCTGATGGTGTTGGCAGGATGCATTCACAGGGTGCTCTCTGGGTGTGAACAGGAGGggctcagcccagagctgcaatGTTCCATCCTCACCTGCCATATGGCTCAGCACCTCCTCATTAATGGGGGGCACTTctctctgggcacagctgcttaTGTGCAACACTGAATaatcagaagcaaaaaaaattcagcagagcaggatgtACCCTGCATTATAAAGAGGCAAAATGCTGCTAGaaatgagaagggaaaggaggattCGTAACATCCCTTCAAGGATGTAACATGTCCCACAGAAAGTGCCCTCTGTGTTTAAACAAAGATGTTTTGTTTGTACAAAGAGGTTTCATAAATAACCATTACATGAATAAACATATCAAATAAACAGGACAGGGGACAATGATTTTAAAGGGATAAAGAGAAGgtttcatttcagtgaaaactTCCTGCACAGAAGAGAAGCACAGCTGCAAAAAGGAAACCCTGGCACCACCAGCCCCTCACAGTGCAAGGAGCTTGAGTGgatggaaaagatgaaaaatgaattttccaaAAATGGCATCCTGCAGCAATGGAAGGAGAGCCTCCAAAAAGACAGCATCATTCAGAACTCTCCAAGTCATTTTAGAAACCCTTCATGGACACAAGGTATCTGGTTTTGATGCTGTCTTCAGGCTAAAATAGCTCCAAAGCCAAACTGGACACAAGATCTCAGGTGATTTTTAAAGGTTGGTTATAACTTATGGGGCTTTTGGCTTTGTTATTTTGAAGACAGATGCAGCAAGAGCCAAACTTTCACGACTGGCCACAGATGTGGTCAAAGTACTAAAAAGCATCTGCTGTAAATCCACACTGGGAATGGTCAGAGAGGCTGTgtacaagggcctggagtgacagggaaaggaaagaatggcTCCAAACTGACAAAAAATAGGTTTAAattgggtattaggaagaaattcttccctgtgagggtgggcaggccctggcacagggtgcccagagcagctgtggctgcccctggatccctggaagtgcccaaggccaggttggacagggcttggagcagcctgggatagtggaaggtgtccctgcccatggcagggtgggatgggatgagctttagggtcccttccaacccaaaccattctggggttTTGTGATTGTATTTTAAAGCACTTGGAGAGGATCTGTGGAGCCTCAACCCCAGAAGGTAATTCCATGGTACCCTTTCAAGAGGCATGGTGAAACACACACTCAAGAACCAGGCACCGTTTCAAATACTAACATTTGACCTGAtttggcagctctgggagaggagaCTTCATTTCTTCAACTGTTTATACTGCACCAAGTTATGCTTATTAACTGCTTGTCTTTTATTAAGcttttaatttgtaatttgcTCTGTTATCCAAAGCAAACACAATATTTTGGTGACAGCTACCAGAGAAGCCTGGAAAAGTTCTGATGGAAACTTTCCCTCGGGaatcttctttatttatttaaaacaaagtatGTATAAGGATtcccagaaataaaattttaaaaataggtattaaaaaaaaacaacccaaagcAGATTTAGCTCATTTATTATCCTTAACATACCCACTACTGGTACTTCACACCCTGCACTGTTTGGCCAGTCCCTGTGCAGTTTAACacactgtcccctcactgtgACTACAACCATGATACTGTGATGAACTTTCTGATCTACCTCCACATCCTTTAGATCCACAATCCTCTAAAACTCCAATGGAGCCAGAAAAGGATCACAGATAAttgctcctgcccttcccactTCTGTGCTAGTAATCATAATagtagtaattatttttttctaaagcagcTCTATTTTAACAGAACATTATCTCAACCCAGCATTTATGACCAAGGTTAAATTCCAAACAACCTCTGCTAGGGCCTGACTTGTGCTTCTGAAGTGATCAGCAAAGGGGGTTCTGAGCAGCAGTAAAATGGCATTCATTACTCAGCCAAGGCTTTAGGATTTAATAACCAGGCAGATCTACCCATTAGCCCTATGAATTATACTGAAagccaccttttttttctttcccccttgcAGAAACAATAAGTACTCACACCCATCAACCCCCACACATCCCCTCCCATTTAAAGAGCTGAATGAAACCTTTGAGTAGTGCAGAAATCTCAAGTATGAGATGGTTTTCTTACAATTCTTGTTCCTGCCTTGCTCTCATTTCTCtctcattattttatttcactcagTCTCTACATGACTATAAAGAGTAAAGAGTTTTCCAAGCTCTGTAATTAAATTTTAGTTctctgaagaaagagaagag
Coding sequences within:
- the RAMP1 gene encoding receptor activity-modifying protein 1, translating into MALLPRRFLCFVLAQHFIAATACQEADYSAMIHHYCLKDFQHSMEGIGQRLWCDWDETVGTYGELTNCTALIAEKLDCYWPNRLVDEFFVAVHKQYFRNCSPSGRALHDPPNGVLCPFIVLPVLVTLLMTALVVWRSKRSEGIV